One region of Ignavibacteriota bacterium genomic DNA includes:
- the hslU gene encoding ATP-dependent protease ATPase subunit HslU: MSKKNKKEASKEFTPKQIVSELDRYIIGQNAAKKAVAIAIRNRWRRMQTPESLREEIMPNNIIMIGPTGVGKTEIARRLAKLVNAPFIKVEASKFTEVGYVGRDVESMVRDLTEYSVTMVKAEKTAEVQDKARSLADERVLDILVGPVKKKSPNENDATAEGQPENDLHSSTRERFKEKLQANQLDDRTIEMEVTASQLPSMQVFGPINIEEMGLNIQEMFGNMMPKKHKKRRLTIAEARSLLTLEEADKLIDMDAAVKEALHRVQNSGIIFIDEIDKIARSQGSGGGPDVSREGVQRDLLPIVEGSNVMTKYGMVKTDHILFIASGAFHVSKPSDLIPELQGRFPIRVELNSLTEEDFVKILTIPQNALIKQYIALLETENVALEFSPESIREIARTAAEVNERVENIGARRLHTILTTLLEEFLFEAPDKYVDETLKVTDGLVREKLSEIVKDRDLSKYIL; this comes from the coding sequence ATGAGCAAGAAAAATAAAAAAGAGGCGTCAAAGGAATTTACACCGAAGCAAATTGTTTCGGAACTTGACCGCTACATCATCGGGCAGAACGCGGCGAAGAAAGCAGTTGCGATAGCCATTCGTAACCGGTGGAGGCGAATGCAGACGCCGGAAAGTTTGCGTGAAGAAATCATGCCGAACAATATCATCATGATTGGACCGACAGGAGTGGGAAAGACGGAGATTGCCCGGCGGTTGGCAAAGTTAGTCAACGCGCCATTCATTAAAGTGGAAGCATCGAAGTTTACCGAGGTCGGGTATGTCGGTCGAGATGTTGAATCAATGGTGCGCGACCTGACGGAATATTCCGTGACGATGGTGAAAGCCGAAAAGACGGCGGAAGTTCAGGACAAGGCACGTTCACTCGCAGATGAACGTGTTCTCGATATTCTTGTCGGACCGGTGAAAAAGAAATCACCGAATGAGAATGATGCGACAGCTGAGGGTCAACCGGAAAATGACTTGCACAGTTCTACACGGGAACGATTCAAAGAAAAATTGCAGGCAAATCAACTTGATGACAGAACGATTGAGATGGAAGTGACGGCGAGTCAACTTCCTTCGATGCAGGTCTTCGGTCCCATCAACATTGAAGAAATGGGATTGAACATCCAGGAAATGTTCGGCAATATGATGCCGAAGAAACACAAGAAGCGACGGCTGACGATTGCCGAAGCGCGTTCTCTTCTCACCTTAGAAGAAGCGGATAAGTTGATTGACATGGATGCCGCAGTGAAAGAAGCGTTACATCGTGTTCAGAATTCTGGAATTATTTTTATTGATGAGATTGATAAGATTGCACGCTCGCAGGGAAGCGGAGGCGGTCCCGATGTTTCGAGAGAAGGGGTTCAGCGCGACTTGCTTCCGATTGTCGAAGGCTCGAATGTGATGACGAAGTATGGCATGGTGAAGACCGACCATATTTTGTTCATTGCTTCAGGAGCGTTTCATGTTTCCAAGCCGTCCGATTTGATCCCGGAATTACAGGGACGGTTCCCGATTCGAGTCGAATTGAACAGCCTGACTGAAGAAGATTTTGTGAAGATACTAACCATCCCGCAAAATGCGCTCATCAAGCAATACATTGCTCTGCTTGAAACGGAAAATGTAGCGTTGGAATTTTCACCTGAATCAATTCGGGAAATTGCAAGAACTGCGGCGGAAGTGAACGAACGCGTGGAAAATATCGGCGCGAGACGGCTTCACACAATTCTCACAACGTTGCTTGAGGAATTTCTCTTTGAGGCGCCTGATAAATATGTGGACGAGACACTCAAAGTTACGGATGGACTTGTGCGCGAAAAACTTTCAGAGATTGTGAAAGACCGCGACTTGAGTAAGTATATTTTGTAA
- the hslV gene encoding ATP-dependent protease subunit HslV translates to MSNLIIHSTTVLGLRHNGQAVIGSDGQVTVGNAVMKHHAKKIRKLYNDTVLAGFAGAAADAFTLFERFEDKLQQYHGNLVRAAVELAKNWRTDKYLRHLEALLAVLNKEQSLIISGTGDVIEPDDGIVAIGSGGNFALAAARMLVKHTQLTPREIVQDSLTTAGEICIYTNENIVIEEL, encoded by the coding sequence ATGAGTAATTTAATAATACATTCAACTACAGTGCTTGGACTGCGGCACAACGGTCAGGCAGTTATCGGCAGTGATGGGCAAGTAACGGTCGGCAATGCCGTGATGAAACATCACGCAAAAAAAATCCGCAAACTGTACAACGATACGGTTCTTGCAGGGTTTGCCGGCGCCGCTGCCGATGCCTTCACGCTCTTCGAACGGTTTGAAGATAAACTGCAACAGTATCATGGCAATTTGGTGCGCGCGGCGGTAGAACTTGCAAAAAATTGGCGGACGGATAAATATCTTCGTCATCTTGAAGCGTTGCTTGCGGTACTCAACAAAGAACAATCGCTTATTATTTCCGGAACGGGTGACGTGATAGAACCGGATGATGGAATTGTTGCGATCGGTTCGGGCGGAAATTTCGCTCTTGCCGCGGCACGCATGTTGGTGAAGCATACGCAACTGACGCCGCGAGAAATTGTACAGGATTCACTGACAACCGCAGGAGAAATCTGCATCTACACGAATGAAAATATTGTAATCGAAGAATTGTAA
- the rpoN gene encoding RNA polymerase factor sigma-54 produces the protein MQQHLTQHLRQELRLTPQQVLYLKLLQLPVLSLEQRIKEELEANPLLEEGDEVETTTEQPEEPVEPLPELEGKSETITEKKESPEDGYSFEDFMNDDLSGYKTNVQSSDEDDDKDEFPMPAEVALTEKLKDQLQYLDITQEEELLGEEIIGNIDEDGYLRRELNLIVQDLNLAQGTTLTIERAERVLFQIQRLDPPGIAARSLQECLIAQLEIGEFPERTKELALKMLREQWYEFTLKHYAELAKYLTITIDELKQVIELISKLNPKPGEGTLTAQHNYIIPDFIVENEEGEFVINLNDRSVPPLRLNKRYKELMTQKKNTVTPTEVKTFIRDQFERAKWFINCIYQRRETMLKVMHTIVDRQREFFETGEGLRPMIYKDIAEVIGMDISTISRVVNGKYVQCEFGVFELRYFFSDKLSTTSGEDISNKEVKKKIKEIIEAENPQDPLSDDNIAAMLKAEGVNIARRTVAKYREAMRIPVARLRRTI, from the coding sequence ATGCAACAACATTTAACACAACATTTACGACAGGAATTACGTCTTACTCCGCAACAAGTTCTTTATTTGAAATTGTTGCAACTTCCCGTTCTTTCTTTGGAGCAACGCATCAAGGAGGAACTTGAGGCGAATCCGCTTTTGGAGGAGGGGGATGAAGTTGAGACGACAACCGAACAGCCGGAAGAGCCTGTAGAGCCGCTCCCGGAATTAGAGGGGAAATCGGAAACAATCACCGAGAAAAAAGAATCTCCGGAAGACGGATACTCGTTTGAAGATTTCATGAACGATGATTTGTCGGGATATAAAACGAATGTTCAATCGAGTGATGAGGATGACGATAAAGATGAATTCCCGATGCCCGCGGAAGTTGCGCTTACTGAAAAACTGAAAGACCAGTTGCAGTATCTCGATATTACCCAGGAAGAAGAATTGCTTGGAGAGGAAATTATCGGGAATATTGATGAGGATGGTTACCTGAGGCGCGAACTGAATCTCATCGTCCAGGATTTGAATCTTGCACAAGGTACAACGCTTACGATTGAACGGGCGGAGCGGGTTTTGTTTCAAATCCAACGACTTGACCCGCCGGGGATTGCTGCACGGAGTCTCCAGGAATGTTTGATAGCCCAGTTAGAGATAGGAGAATTCCCGGAGCGAACCAAAGAACTTGCGTTGAAGATGTTGCGTGAGCAATGGTACGAGTTTACGCTTAAGCACTATGCTGAGTTGGCAAAATACTTAACTATTACCATTGATGAATTGAAGCAGGTTATTGAGTTGATTTCCAAGTTGAATCCGAAACCGGGGGAAGGAACTCTTACTGCACAACACAATTATATTATCCCGGATTTTATTGTAGAAAACGAGGAGGGGGAATTTGTCATCAACTTAAATGACCGGAGCGTTCCTCCGCTCCGGTTGAATAAGCGATATAAAGAGTTGATGACGCAGAAGAAGAACACCGTAACACCGACCGAAGTGAAGACGTTTATCCGGGACCAGTTTGAGCGGGCGAAGTGGTTTATCAATTGTATCTATCAACGACGGGAAACAATGTTGAAGGTCATGCACACGATTGTTGACCGACAGCGCGAGTTTTTTGAGACAGGTGAGGGGCTTCGACCGATGATTTACAAGGACATCGCGGAAGTAATCGGGATGGACATTTCTACTATCAGCCGTGTGGTGAACGGGAAATATGTACAGTGTGAGTTCGGTGTGTTTGAATTACGATACTTTTTCAGTGATAAACTCTCCACGACATCCGGCGAAGATATCTCCAACAAGGAAGTGAAGAAAAAAATCAAAGAAATTATAGAGGCAGAGAATCCTCAGGACCCGTTAAGCGATGATAACATTGCGGCGATGCTGAAGGCAGAAGGGGTGAATATTGCGCGCCGAACAGTTGCAAAGTACCGTGAAGCAATGAGGATTCCTGTTGCACGACTTCGAAGAACAATTTAA
- a CDS encoding DUF3109 family protein, which translates to MENLVGFFNYFSLKNQVFSYRKVLYFDAAMFIIGEVRVETQVGKVEFACDLKRCKGACCTMPGGRGAPLLESEIPEIERAFPVVRKYLPVSHLQVIQEQGMYEGFPGYRATMCVDEGACVFVYYDDDIARCSLERAFLNGETVWKKPISCHLFPVRVSVTPRTTIRYEEIESCKPALERGKKEEIPLFEFLKEPLVRSFGEAWYQEFHKTCKELNQG; encoded by the coding sequence ATGGAAAATTTGGTCGGCTTTTTTAATTACTTTTCTCTAAAAAATCAAGTTTTCTCTTACCGAAAAGTTTTGTATTTTGATGCGGCAATGTTCATCATCGGTGAAGTTCGCGTGGAAACGCAAGTTGGAAAAGTTGAATTTGCGTGCGATTTGAAGCGATGTAAAGGAGCATGTTGCACGATGCCGGGGGGACGCGGCGCTCCGCTTTTGGAAAGCGAAATTCCTGAAATCGAGCGGGCGTTTCCGGTTGTCAGAAAGTATCTGCCTGTATCTCATCTTCAAGTAATTCAAGAACAAGGAATGTATGAGGGATTTCCCGGGTACCGTGCGACAATGTGTGTTGATGAAGGGGCTTGTGTGTTTGTGTATTATGATGATGACATCGCCCGTTGTTCGTTGGAGCGCGCATTTTTGAATGGCGAAACAGTGTGGAAGAAACCGATTTCCTGTCACCTGTTTCCGGTTCGTGTCTCTGTCACTCCAAGAACGACAATCCGATATGAAGAAATTGAATCATGTAAACCGGCGCTCGAACGGGGAAAGAAAGAAGAAATTCCGTTGTTCGAGTTTTTGAAGGAACCGCTCGTGCGAAGTTTCGGTGAAGCGTGGTATCAGGAATTTCATAAGACATGTAAAGAATTGAATCAAGGGTAA
- a CDS encoding S8 family serine peptidase has product MSQILKIFIIMQMCFIALVDAQTRNNFVPGAVRIKVKPGMYVNETDVMSVSNIASDRLRYCLMNFGCRSISKIFIGSRLADTLAHDMYGNPVILNDLSGWIDLQFDTSIADDRIIDSLRSIPGILRVEKIKLINVINDGFSSEISTQDKQRKQWALFNPDNRNPDGSGHDINATVAWDFQKGRDDVVVAVVDDGVQHDHPDLDISGIRSRVIAGRYFRVYYCPWPFKCTEEDDNSDPTGTNDHGTKIAGVIGAITDNTPNSIAGVMWNCKIMPIRVLPTGIPDGIAKGIDWARQSGAHIFNLSFETGGEDEMIIKEAIGNAYLQGRIVCAAMGNVYNTYTTFPAAYFGVIAVGGTDKLDNRWFDPVTGSGSSAGNHISVSAPAEKYRTTTIGGQYTDDQHLFGGTSLATPLVSGSAGLILSQSLDRGLNLTNDDVKHLLERTADDQGSTGWDTEYGYGRINVGNAIKKLSPPYEVQHAVLTNGNRQLQQDDLTLAILPQYYPPQLNQDYYGESSRHKVSWHVTFAAPYAETPLVWVRERETRGWEPSNPNFGIPYARIYNLNANGFDVETYIYFIGGGLGGSVQKWWPGDTDDPQSWVAYTVVGRRIITSPTSLTSVFTTTQQIRLSWQDQSNNEVSFQVERSTDGTNYSVIGEVTTNGNGSGTRTFDDPNILQDVTYYYRVRGSAQEFVSSYSNTSTITIPTLVAVSQNLPVNGATNVHLQPTLTWYLTPGAQSYHVQVDNQNPPQAPFIFENSNVTAISVQTNGLGYSTPYYWQVKAKNAFGDGPWSSVRSFTTSIPPPATPQNFDVTPTSNGCSIDPPEGPEFFGGEESFIGGEQSSLDGGGGGCDLTKLTWDLCPGTGNSIEIARGTSSNDLRYYASVSYSSTCYTDNVCFVGLTVYYYKIRAVNDGGYSAWSPIFSNGATKIGVKNNEGKNITSGFILKQNIPNPFNPVTIINYELPSDCYVTLKVYNTLGKEVSTLVEMVQDAGNRSVTFDATLLQSSVYFYRIIAVPLTGSREIYTATKKMLIAK; this is encoded by the coding sequence ATGTCACAAATATTGAAAATCTTTATAATTATGCAAATGTGTTTTATAGCTTTAGTCGATGCACAAACACGAAATAATTTTGTTCCGGGTGCCGTAAGGATTAAAGTGAAACCCGGCATGTATGTAAACGAAACCGATGTAATGTCCGTCTCTAACATAGCTTCAGACCGTTTGAGATACTGCTTGATGAATTTCGGCTGCCGGTCCATTTCTAAAATTTTCATTGGCTCTCGGCTTGCTGATACTTTAGCGCACGATATGTATGGTAACCCTGTGATACTAAACGATCTATCGGGTTGGATAGATCTGCAATTTGATACCAGTATAGCAGACGATAGAATTATTGATTCATTACGTAGCATCCCTGGAATATTAAGAGTTGAAAAAATAAAATTGATTAATGTTATTAATGATGGTTTTTCATCTGAGATCAGCACACAAGATAAGCAGCGTAAACAGTGGGCGCTGTTTAATCCAGATAATCGTAATCCAGATGGAAGTGGACATGACATTAATGCTACAGTTGCGTGGGATTTCCAAAAAGGTAGGGATGATGTTGTCGTAGCGGTAGTAGATGATGGTGTACAACATGACCACCCTGATTTGGATATTTCTGGAATTAGAAGTCGCGTCATCGCAGGGAGATATTTTCGCGTATATTATTGCCCATGGCCATTCAAATGTACCGAGGAAGATGATAATTCAGATCCTACAGGCACCAATGACCATGGCACAAAAATAGCAGGAGTTATAGGTGCTATTACTGACAATACTCCGAACAGCATAGCGGGGGTCATGTGGAATTGTAAAATCATGCCAATTAGAGTACTTCCTACAGGAATTCCTGATGGTATTGCTAAAGGTATTGATTGGGCAAGACAAAGTGGAGCTCATATTTTTAACCTAAGTTTTGAAACTGGAGGGGAAGATGAAATGATAATAAAAGAAGCTATAGGTAATGCATACTTACAAGGTAGAATTGTTTGTGCAGCGATGGGAAATGTGTACAATACTTATACAACATTTCCGGCAGCATATTTCGGTGTAATTGCAGTAGGAGGGACCGACAAACTTGATAATCGATGGTTCGATCCTGTTACTGGGAGCGGATCGAGTGCAGGGAATCACATTTCTGTTTCAGCACCGGCAGAAAAATATCGAACAACAACAATAGGAGGACAATACACGGACGATCAACATCTTTTCGGTGGAACATCTCTGGCTACTCCTTTGGTTTCAGGTTCTGCCGGCTTAATTCTGAGCCAGAGTCTTGACCGTGGCCTGAATTTGACTAACGATGATGTTAAACACCTACTTGAACGAACTGCAGATGATCAAGGTTCTACTGGATGGGATACAGAATACGGATACGGTAGGATAAATGTTGGCAACGCAATCAAGAAATTGAGTCCGCCTTATGAAGTTCAGCATGCAGTGTTAACCAATGGGAATAGACAGTTGCAACAGGATGATTTAACGCTGGCAATATTACCTCAATACTATCCACCACAACTGAATCAAGATTACTACGGTGAATCAAGCCGCCACAAAGTCTCTTGGCATGTCACTTTTGCAGCTCCTTATGCTGAAACCCCATTAGTTTGGGTGAGAGAACGTGAAACGCGAGGGTGGGAACCAAGTAATCCTAATTTTGGAATACCTTACGCCAGGATTTATAACTTGAATGCTAATGGATTTGATGTTGAAACTTATATTTATTTTATCGGTGGCGGACTTGGTGGTTCAGTTCAAAAATGGTGGCCTGGGGATACAGATGATCCTCAGTCATGGGTGGCGTATACTGTTGTCGGCCGCCGAATAATTACTAGTCCTACATCTCTGACAAGTGTTTTTACAACAACTCAGCAAATTCGACTTTCATGGCAAGACCAATCTAATAACGAGGTTTCGTTTCAAGTGGAAAGAAGTACCGATGGTACAAATTACTCTGTTATCGGTGAAGTAACAACTAATGGAAACGGTTCAGGCACAAGGACATTCGATGACCCGAATATATTGCAAGATGTGACGTATTATTATCGTGTACGCGGTTCTGCTCAAGAATTTGTTTCTTCTTATTCGAATACTTCAACTATTACAATACCAACGTTAGTTGCAGTAAGCCAGAATTTGCCAGTGAATGGTGCAACCAATGTACATCTTCAACCAACATTAACCTGGTACCTCACGCCAGGCGCTCAATCGTATCATGTTCAGGTTGACAATCAAAATCCTCCGCAAGCACCTTTCATTTTCGAGAACTCGAATGTTACTGCTATTTCTGTCCAGACGAACGGATTGGGATATAGTACACCATATTATTGGCAGGTGAAAGCGAAAAATGCATTCGGTGACGGTCCATGGTCATCGGTCAGGTCATTTACGACATCTATTCCTCCACCGGCAACACCACAAAACTTTGACGTTACTCCCACAAGTAATGGTTGTAGTATAGATCCGCCTGAAGGTCCTGAATTTTTCGGAGGGGAAGAAAGTTTCATTGGGGGTGAGCAAAGTAGTTTGGATGGAGGCGGAGGAGGTTGCGATTTGACAAAATTAACTTGGGATCTCTGTCCTGGTACTGGCAACAGTATTGAAATAGCACGTGGAACCTCGTCGAATGATTTGCGGTACTATGCTTCTGTTAGCTATTCGTCAACTTGCTACACAGATAATGTTTGCTTCGTTGGGCTGACCGTATATTATTACAAAATTCGCGCGGTAAATGATGGCGGTTATTCTGCTTGGTCTCCGATTTTTAGTAATGGGGCGACTAAAATAGGAGTAAAAAATAATGAGGGAAAAAATATCACAAGTGGATTCATCCTCAAACAAAATATTCCTAATCCTTTCAACCCTGTAACAATTATCAATTATGAATTACCAAGCGACTGCTATGTAACGCTCAAAGTTTACAATACACTTGGAAAGGAAGTTTCAACACTTGTTGAAATGGTGCAAGATGCGGGGAATAGGTCTGTAACTTTCGATGCCACATTGCTTCAGAGTAGTGTGTATTTTTACAGAATTATTGCAGTACCTCTTACGGGTAGTAGAGAAATTTATACTGCAACAAAGAAAATGCTGATTGCAAAATGA